One window from the genome of Syntrophus gentianae encodes:
- a CDS encoding MBL fold metallo-hydrolase: MIEEIAEGFFRITLPMPFRLDHIRSFALVSGKQVTLVDTDLDIPEGFSTLEGALQQIGRSPADIGQIFLTHYHADHCGLAGRLKEMSGARIYLSRADSEAIDNQNRTEALFQHLRAFCREQDFPENLIASLEELHTYFTGVTFPFEVDEYLDPYSWHTSGQRTFQVIPVPGHTRGQVCFYFPREALLLSGDHVLPEITPNLSIDLFHPEWHPLESFLESLQRVKYLPANRTFPSHGDIIPNLQTRIQEMEAHHEERKQLILRAVRQGSDTGREISLKIFGADLPEFDQYLALHETCVHLLELKSEGLIQEIHSGVIKRYLP; encoded by the coding sequence TTGATTGAAGAAATTGCCGAAGGATTTTTCAGAATTACCCTTCCCATGCCTTTTCGGCTGGATCATATCAGGTCTTTTGCCCTTGTTTCGGGAAAGCAGGTTACGCTGGTTGACACGGACCTGGATATTCCGGAGGGATTTTCAACGCTGGAAGGCGCTCTGCAGCAGATCGGCCGATCTCCCGCCGACATCGGCCAGATCTTTCTGACCCACTATCACGCCGATCATTGCGGTCTGGCCGGACGATTGAAAGAAATGAGCGGCGCCCGGATCTATCTTTCCAGAGCCGACTCCGAGGCCATCGACAACCAGAACCGGACAGAGGCGTTATTTCAACATTTGCGGGCTTTCTGCCGGGAGCAGGATTTCCCCGAGAATCTGATTGCGTCGCTGGAAGAGCTTCATACCTATTTCACAGGGGTCACCTTTCCCTTCGAGGTCGATGAATACCTCGACCCCTATTCATGGCATACGTCCGGCCAGCGCACCTTTCAGGTCATCCCCGTGCCCGGCCACACGCGGGGTCAGGTCTGCTTCTACTTTCCCCGGGAGGCCCTGCTTCTCTCCGGTGACCATGTCCTTCCGGAAATAACCCCCAATCTCAGCATCGACCTTTTTCATCCCGAGTGGCATCCCCTGGAAAGTTTTCTCGAATCCCTGCAGCGCGTCAAATATTTACCGGCAAACCGCACGTTCCCCTCGCACGGCGACATCATCCCAAATCTTCAAACCCGCATCCAGGAAATGGAAGCCCATCATGAGGAACGAAAGCAGCTCATTTTGAGAGCGGTGCGCCAAGGATCTGACACCGGCCGGGAGATCTCCCTGAAGATCTTCGGCGCTGATCTGCCTGAATTTGATCAGTATCTGGCGCTCCATGAAACCTGCGTGCATCTGCTGGAACTGAAAAGCGAGGGGCTGATTCAGGAAATCCACTCGGGCGTTATCAAGCGTTATCTTCCCTGA
- a CDS encoding MBL fold metallo-hydrolase, whose translation MKFDDDIFVYEWAEYFDNNCNSYYIGGSVQALVDPGLAKYFPRLLSEMEKDGIRREDIRTIINTHGHADHIEGSSLFNGSGVQIALHEKEVAFYNGPENAVLSRMFGLSVPAIDINLVLQEGELVLGGENFQVLLVPGHSPGSIALYWPRTGALFSGDVIFDQNVGRTDFPGGDGNLLKQSITRLSELNAEYLLPGHMGMVIGGERVKNNFEMVTRYVFPYI comes from the coding sequence GTGAAATTTGATGACGATATTTTTGTTTACGAATGGGCGGAGTATTTCGACAACAATTGCAACAGCTATTACATCGGTGGCTCCGTTCAGGCCCTGGTGGACCCGGGACTGGCCAAATATTTTCCCCGCCTCCTGAGCGAGATGGAGAAAGACGGCATCCGGCGGGAGGACATCCGCACGATCATCAATACCCATGGCCATGCCGACCATATCGAAGGAAGCTCGCTCTTTAACGGCTCCGGCGTTCAGATTGCCCTTCACGAAAAGGAAGTGGCCTTTTACAATGGGCCGGAAAATGCGGTGTTAAGCCGCATGTTCGGCCTGAGCGTTCCCGCGATCGATATTAACCTGGTTTTGCAGGAAGGCGAACTGGTTCTAGGTGGGGAGAATTTCCAGGTCCTGCTTGTCCCCGGCCATTCCCCCGGTTCAATCGCCTTGTACTGGCCGCGCACCGGAGCCCTCTTTTCCGGGGATGTGATCTTTGATCAGAATGTCGGGAGGACCGATTTTCCCGGCGGTGACGGCAATTTGTTGAAGCAGAGCATTACTCGGCTGTCTGAGCTCAATGCGGAGTATCTCCTTCCCGGACACATGGGAATGGTGATCGGCGGGGAGCGCGTCAAAAATAACTTTGAGATGGTAACCCGTTACGTTTTCCCCTATATTTAA
- a CDS encoding site-2 protease family protein: MFGNRITLFKLLGFEVRIDASWLLLALLVTWSLAKGIFPGSYKGASEATYWAMGVFGALGLFLSIIFHELCHSLVAARYGIPMKGITLFIFGGVAEMDNEPPSARSEFFMAIAGPLASLFLSLTFHGIAQAGKMLGWPGTIPTVTSYLGFINLLLASFNLIPAFPLDGGRVLRSILWGWKGNLRWATRISSGFGSAFGMLLMLLGIFSIFRGNFIGGVWWLMIGFFLRNAAQMSYSQIIARKVLEGEKVRRFMVPDPVSVSRALTLEEFVNDYVYRYHFKMFPVVSFDRLVGCITVRQAAEIPREEWREHTVGEIVAPCTPDITIGPDEDAVHALAIMSRTANSRLLVVEGERLVGIITLKDMLQFLSLKLELRDWKA; encoded by the coding sequence ATGTTTGGAAACCGCATCACCCTTTTCAAGCTGCTGGGGTTTGAAGTGCGCATCGATGCCAGCTGGCTGCTTCTGGCCTTGCTGGTGACCTGGTCGTTGGCAAAGGGGATCTTCCCTGGCTCCTATAAAGGCGCTTCCGAGGCCACGTACTGGGCGATGGGGGTATTCGGGGCGCTGGGGCTGTTTCTCTCCATCATCTTTCACGAGCTCTGTCATTCACTGGTAGCCGCCCGATACGGCATCCCCATGAAGGGAATCACGCTCTTCATCTTTGGAGGTGTCGCGGAAATGGACAACGAGCCTCCCAGTGCCAGGTCGGAGTTTTTCATGGCCATTGCCGGTCCTCTGGCCAGTTTGTTTCTAAGCCTGACCTTTCATGGGATCGCCCAGGCGGGCAAGATGCTGGGATGGCCGGGGACGATTCCCACGGTTACGTCGTACCTGGGTTTTATTAATCTCCTCCTTGCCTCCTTTAATTTGATTCCTGCGTTCCCTCTGGATGGGGGTCGGGTTCTCCGTTCGATCCTGTGGGGTTGGAAGGGAAACCTTCGCTGGGCGACGCGCATTTCTTCCGGGTTCGGTTCAGCTTTCGGCATGTTGCTGATGCTGCTTGGAATTTTCAGCATCTTCCGCGGCAACTTTATCGGGGGCGTATGGTGGCTGATGATCGGCTTTTTCCTGCGCAATGCAGCCCAGATGTCCTATTCCCAGATCATCGCCCGCAAGGTTCTGGAAGGAGAAAAGGTTCGCCGTTTCATGGTGCCGGATCCCGTTTCGGTATCCCGAGCCCTGACGCTGGAAGAATTTGTCAATGACTATGTGTACCGGTATCATTTCAAGATGTTTCCCGTGGTTTCCTTCGACCGCCTTGTCGGATGCATCACGGTCCGCCAGGCGGCGGAAATTCCCAGGGAGGAATGGAGAGAGCATACGGTGGGAGAAATCGTCGCTCCGTGCACTCCGGATATCACAATCGGACCGGATGAAGATGCCGTCCACGCCCTGGCGATCATGAGCCGGACGGCAAACAGCCGT